The following proteins are encoded in a genomic region of Magallana gigas chromosome 1, xbMagGiga1.1, whole genome shotgun sequence:
- the LOC136275889 gene encoding uncharacterized protein: MSIDNNDNTKRNRGISLSLTALSKKKRKNQADMDRNRRRISIGDHNSDKLNPEHLSRTQIKNGIRLKILFAVTCVVVFIACCTVLGLYIKEKRKEKYGGFQQTFVKDRCSGGWSTVLKTSTNGTAITGRKRDLVDRLVAGDDIRISFNEKTYFTSIQSATLTENDNVCVQALFQLSRSLSNTDFDSDIHWEFLIVCTTGHLHVSKWSVGEHVNRGRETGRADIEWYVRSQSGQKRVFCNTYTGGRICGEISLLEKAVYNGASVKVFNPEDGFITSLTRVDVSSDSSSIHGQYPWRLGQIKVDEGYEFPTRVFWWLTIWSTTGLIPTSQWFVGEHTNRLRSLENASMEWIVDDCWTQTYTNDFFGNSLNGSLDLLVEAVLAGKRVRVKIDLEEYVVETDNLFIKDGHVSAQLLGQYTKTRRAYDLPTNVSWVWSSVSTTGHITTVHNSIGISHLKYTRGGDEETTWFVESRPWSRVLTTSSTGIATQGSKANLITALQRGYSLRLVVYEEEDSVSVIEADNIFIQNSEVSVQTIRYIGDENGTRTIPTHYPVYWRFIMTSTDGKQRVVLWKVGEHSSLPATTKNYRVDWVVG; encoded by the exons ATGTCTATCGACAACAATGACAACACCAAGAGAAACAGGGGCATATCCTTAAGTTTAACAGctttatcaaagaaaaagagaaagaatcAAGCTGACATGGATAGAAACAGAAGGAGGATTTCCATTGGAGACCAT AATTCCGATAAACTTAACCCTGAAC ATTTAAGTAGAACTCAGATTAAAAATGGGATACGTCTAAAGATCTTATTCGCTGTTACGTGTGTTGTTGTATTCATCGCTTGCTGTACGGTGCTTGGTCTGTACATCAAAG aaaaaagaaaagaaaagtatgGAGGATTTCAACAGACTTTCGTCAAAGATA GATGTAGTGGTGGATGGTCAACTGTTCTTAAAACTAGTACTAACGGAACGGCAATCACCGGACGTAAACGAGATCTTGTCGATCGATTAGTAGCTGGAGATGACATCAGAAtctcatttaatgaaaaaacatatttcacatCAATACAGTCAGCCACTTTGACTGAAAATGACAATGTTTGTGTTCAAGCTCTTTTTCAACTCAGTCGATCGCTTTCAAACACCGATTTCGATAGCGATATACACTGGGAATTTTTAATAGTATGTACAACTGGCCACCTACACGTATCTAAATGGTCTGTTGGTGAGCATGTAAATAGAGGTCGGGAAACAGGGAGAGCCGATATAGAATGGTATGTAAG atcacAGTCTGGTCAGAAACGTGTCTTCTGCAATACGTATACGGGCGGGAGAATATGTGGTGAAATATCTCTGTTGGAAAAGGCAGTATACAATGGCGCTAGTGTTAAAGTTTTTAATCCAGAAGATGGATTTATAACCAGTTTAACTAGAGTTGATGTGTCGAGTGATAGCTCGTCTATACACGGACAATACCCATGGCGCCTCGGACAAATCAAAGTGGATGAGGGGTACGAGTTCCCAACAAGAGTTTTCTGGTGGTTAACGATATGGTCAACCACAGGCTTGATTCCGACTTCTCAATGGTTCGTTGGGGAGCATACAAACCGGCTAAGAAGTCTGGAGAACGCCAGTATGGAGTGGATTGTGGATGATTGCTGGACACAAACCTACACTAACGACTTCTTTGGAAATAGTTTAAACGGGTCTTTAGACCTTCTTGTTGAAGCTGTTTTGGCAGGCAAAAGAGTACGAGTTAAAATCGACCTTGAAGAGTATGTTGTAGAAACAGATAACCTTTTTATAAAAGATGGCCATGTTTCTGCTCAACTTTTGGGACAATATACTAAAACGCGTCGTGCATATGACTTGCCAACTAATGTTTCGTGGGTCTGGTCATCTGTTTCAACGACAGGTCACATTACAACAGTACACAACAGTATTGGAATCTCTCATCTAAAATACACTAGAGGTGGCGATGAAGAAACCACGTGGTTTGTTGAGTCGAGACCGTGGTCAAGAGTACTTACTACCTCTAGCACCGGCATTGCCACACAAGGTTCCAAAGCTAACCTGATAACTGCCTTACAACGCGGGTATTCGCTCCGTTTGGTAGTTTATGAAGAAGAAGATTCTGTCAGCGTCATAGAGGCAGACAacatattcattcaaaattcaGAAGTTTCAGTACAGACTATTAGATATATCGGCGATGAAAACGGAACTAGGACGATTCCGACACACTATCCCGTCTATTGGCGATTTATTATGACATCAACAGATGGCAAACAGCGTGTTGTTTTGTGGAAGGTTGGGGAACACTCGTCACTTCCGGCTACAACCAAGAATTACCGAGTAGACTGGGTTGTAGGTTGA